A single region of the Emticicia oligotrophica DSM 17448 genome encodes:
- a CDS encoding alkaline phosphatase family protein — translation MKKLLLLVTIPFVMQAQVVIEAPAGNIPAKIDKAGKTVIPNGRIITPRGVQISTAPHPYGLVLSPDGNTAITANSGIRPFSISIIKNILSANPETIQVPEGAKNNEGILEACFMGLAISPDNQTVYVSGGASNKIFKYDVNTGKPKGSINCAVKANGQDFRHGYLGDMVMTKDGKTIYVVDQIGFRIAVIDIASEKIIQNIPTGRYPFGITLTPDEKNVIVANVGVFEYKRFTDLDPKNIKGTAHKFPSTKYGSKEMLEGDAANGIPALGDPNAPESFSVWIYPTQSTQPNAKIKTGFLVGQMIEDFPAVGGSSPNSVVATNDYVFVSNGNNDCISVIDIKAGKVLKNIPLAIDKRLGNLRGVIPFGITLSPDQKRLFVAESGINAVAVIDVSSLEVIGHIPTGWFPSKLKVSNDGKKLIVANAKGFGSGPNAGKNFKMGAEGSYIGGLMKGLVSVIDIPADEQLKAETQVVIQNNFKFTEPRKGKNPIPSTNKKPSDEIKYIVFIAKENRTYDEVFGQNKNGDGDSTLARFGNGVKVINRKGTKVIPDARVMPNHAALAKRFAISDNFFCDSDVSADGHRWLVNTYPNEWCETETAASYGGKLSQRDTSNAPGNLAIYGSAGSIYPEDYNEGGSMWEHLDRNKIDFYNFGFGVEMAGAFSDSTMKYIGELYTVNYPLPAPLIDKSSKTFPTYNMAIPDQFRADLFMKEFNERWSKGNLPSVITLMLPNDHGTGERPHAGYPFQASYMADNDLAVGRTIEFLSKTPYWKNMAIFITEDDPQGGVDHVDAHRSILMVASPYTKKDYVSKVHYSFGSIFKTFWHILGIPYLNQYDAGATDMADIFTDKPDFSPYNAVQSDLRIFDPEKALTPFDEKFDWKFFVSSEELDRTETMQKRRDDDDKVEKLKQKSKKNKNKK, via the coding sequence ATGAAGAAACTTTTACTGTTAGTGACTATTCCGTTTGTTATGCAAGCCCAAGTAGTCATTGAAGCCCCTGCAGGAAATATCCCTGCAAAAATAGATAAAGCAGGCAAAACGGTTATTCCCAATGGTCGTATTATTACGCCTCGTGGCGTGCAGATTTCAACAGCTCCACATCCATATGGTTTGGTTTTGAGTCCTGATGGAAACACGGCGATTACCGCCAATTCGGGTATTCGCCCATTTTCTATTTCTATTATTAAAAATATACTTTCTGCCAACCCTGAAACGATTCAAGTTCCCGAAGGGGCAAAAAATAACGAAGGTATTTTAGAAGCTTGCTTTATGGGTTTAGCCATTAGCCCTGATAACCAAACAGTTTATGTATCAGGTGGTGCATCGAACAAAATTTTCAAATATGATGTCAATACCGGTAAACCAAAGGGCTCAATCAATTGTGCAGTAAAGGCTAATGGTCAAGACTTTAGGCACGGATATTTGGGCGATATGGTTATGACTAAAGATGGCAAGACGATTTATGTAGTTGACCAAATAGGTTTCCGAATTGCCGTAATTGATATTGCTAGCGAGAAAATCATCCAAAATATTCCTACGGGGCGTTATCCTTTTGGAATTACACTTACACCCGACGAAAAAAATGTGATAGTTGCCAATGTAGGTGTTTTTGAATACAAAAGATTTACTGATTTAGACCCCAAAAATATCAAAGGAACTGCTCATAAATTTCCTTCAACGAAATACGGTTCAAAGGAAATGTTAGAAGGTGACGCTGCCAATGGAATTCCCGCTCTTGGTGACCCAAATGCCCCCGAATCCTTTTCAGTTTGGATTTACCCAACTCAATCTACTCAACCAAATGCAAAGATAAAAACTGGTTTTTTAGTCGGACAAATGATTGAAGATTTTCCTGCGGTTGGTGGTAGCAGTCCAAACTCGGTTGTAGCTACAAACGACTATGTTTTTGTAAGTAACGGCAATAATGATTGTATTTCGGTGATTGATATTAAGGCAGGAAAAGTACTAAAAAATATTCCTCTTGCAATAGATAAACGTTTAGGGAATTTGAGAGGAGTTATTCCTTTCGGCATCACGCTTTCGCCCGACCAAAAACGCCTTTTTGTTGCTGAATCGGGTATAAATGCAGTTGCGGTAATTGATGTATCCAGCCTCGAGGTTATTGGGCATATTCCGACTGGTTGGTTTCCTTCAAAATTAAAAGTGAGTAATGATGGCAAGAAACTTATCGTTGCTAATGCAAAAGGCTTTGGAAGTGGACCAAATGCTGGTAAAAACTTTAAAATGGGAGCCGAAGGTAGTTATATTGGTGGGTTAATGAAGGGTTTAGTTTCAGTAATTGATATTCCAGCTGATGAACAATTAAAGGCTGAAACACAGGTAGTTATTCAAAATAATTTTAAATTTACCGAACCACGAAAAGGAAAAAATCCTATTCCTTCAACCAATAAAAAGCCGTCGGATGAAATCAAATACATTGTATTTATTGCAAAAGAAAATCGTACTTATGATGAAGTTTTTGGGCAAAATAAAAATGGTGATGGCGACTCTACTTTAGCTCGTTTTGGGAATGGAGTAAAAGTTATCAATCGAAAAGGTACAAAAGTAATTCCTGATGCCAGAGTGATGCCAAACCATGCTGCTTTGGCAAAGAGATTTGCAATAAGCGATAATTTCTTCTGTGATTCTGATGTTTCGGCTGATGGCCACCGTTGGCTCGTAAATACTTATCCCAATGAATGGTGCGAAACCGAAACGGCGGCATCTTACGGCGGAAAACTTTCGCAACGAGATACCTCAAATGCTCCAGGGAATTTAGCCATTTATGGTTCAGCAGGCTCAATTTATCCCGAAGACTATAACGAGGGAGGTAGCATGTGGGAACATCTCGACCGTAACAAAATCGACTTTTATAATTTTGGTTTTGGAGTTGAAATGGCTGGAGCTTTTAGTGATAGCACGATGAAATACATTGGCGAACTTTATACTGTTAATTACCCCCTCCCCGCTCCTCTTATTGATAAATCATCAAAGACTTTTCCAACCTATAATATGGCCATTCCTGACCAATTTAGAGCCGATTTGTTTATGAAAGAATTTAACGAGCGTTGGTCAAAAGGGAATTTGCCTTCGGTAATTACGCTTATGTTACCCAACGACCACGGTACGGGCGAGCGTCCGCACGCAGGTTATCCATTTCAGGCGAGTTACATGGCTGATAACGATTTAGCAGTTGGTCGTACGATTGAATTTTTATCAAAAACGCCTTACTGGAAAAACATGGCGATTTTTATTACCGAAGATGACCCTCAAGGTGGCGTTGACCACGTAGATGCCCACCGTAGTATCTTAATGGTGGCTTCGCCCTACACCAAAAAAGATTACGTGAGTAAAGTTCATTACAGTTTTGGTAGTATTTTCAAGACTTTTTGGCATATTTTAGGTATTCCGTACTTAAATCAGTATGATGCTGGAGCAACCGATATGGCCGATATTTTTACGGATAAACCAGATTTTTCGCCCTATAATGCTGTGCAATCCGACCTCCGAATTTTCGACCCAGAAAAAGCATTAACGCCTTTCGATGAAAAGTTTGATTGGAAATTCTTTGTAAGCTCGGAAGAACTTGACCGCACAGAAACTATGCAAAAAAGACGTGATGATGATGATAAGGTAGAAAAATTGAAACAAAAATCGAAGAAGAATAAAAACAAGAAATAA
- a CDS encoding TonB-dependent receptor plug domain-containing protein, which yields MKLLLMYLGLLNPSTDSTKTELLNEVVITASRSANQEFQTPNNIKILNKKYLKTYASRTTPEALIGINGVFVQKTNHGGGSPFVRGLTGNQTLLMVDGIRLSNSTFRYGPNQYFNTIDPFSISKIEVLKGGGSVQYGSDALGGTIQIFTAEPEFNTKWKGNFLGRIATQGMEQTARGEINYGGEKLAVSASFGYRNFGDLVGGKLTGRQSPSGYDEQMGNFKAKLKLGKGILVLANQYFEAKDVPVYHKVVLENFAINEFQLQRRNLSYAKFNQKNNSKIFNEVSLIGSLQMTYEGRNSQKNGSTRLIQETDKVYTKGLTTNIFSEFSEKWTVNSGIEIYHDLVRSSKVDRPASITSSEAPKNLRGLYPDNSTFLNYSLYSLHQFIQNHWQFSAGLRYNGFSIIVPDETIGKTNLTPQTLVKNFSISYLIGSKSNIYASYNAGFRTPNVDDLGTLGIVDFRYELPTNNLKPEKSNNYEIGYKFRSNRFSAATAFYYSDLRDLIARVKVPNQVINTYSVYRKENIEKAYIKGIEAEFEALMSKDLKTYGGISYTYGQNITKNEPMRRIPPLNGRLGLEFRKNSFFIRPELLFASKQERLAQGDKDDNRIGKNGTAAWQIVNIYGGYEYKWLNINLSAQNLTNKDYRTHGSGINGVGRSLWLTLHFEI from the coding sequence ATGAAATTACTTTTAATGTATTTGGGTTTGTTAAATCCATCGACCGATTCAACCAAAACCGAACTTCTGAATGAAGTTGTTATTACCGCAAGTCGTTCGGCAAATCAAGAGTTTCAAACACCTAATAACATCAAGATTCTGAATAAAAAATACCTTAAAACGTATGCATCTAGAACAACTCCTGAAGCATTGATTGGAATAAATGGTGTTTTTGTGCAGAAAACCAATCATGGGGGCGGTTCTCCTTTCGTGCGTGGGCTTACAGGAAATCAAACTTTATTGATGGTTGATGGGATTCGCCTTAGCAACAGCACCTTTCGCTACGGCCCTAACCAGTATTTTAATACAATAGACCCATTTTCGATTAGTAAAATTGAAGTATTGAAAGGGGGTGGTTCGGTGCAATACGGTTCTGATGCTTTGGGTGGAACTATCCAAATATTCACGGCCGAACCTGAATTTAATACAAAATGGAAAGGTAATTTCCTAGGTAGAATCGCTACTCAAGGTATGGAGCAAACCGCTCGTGGTGAAATAAATTATGGAGGTGAAAAGTTAGCGGTTTCCGCAAGTTTTGGTTATCGAAATTTTGGTGATTTAGTTGGTGGAAAACTCACGGGCCGCCAATCACCTTCAGGTTATGACGAACAAATGGGGAATTTCAAAGCCAAACTGAAACTCGGAAAGGGAATTTTGGTGTTAGCAAACCAATATTTTGAAGCAAAAGATGTACCCGTCTATCATAAAGTAGTACTGGAAAATTTTGCAATTAATGAATTTCAACTTCAAAGACGAAATCTTTCTTATGCGAAGTTTAACCAAAAAAACAATTCAAAAATCTTTAATGAAGTTTCATTAATTGGCTCATTACAAATGACTTATGAAGGTAGGAATAGCCAAAAGAATGGTTCAACAAGGTTGATTCAAGAAACCGATAAAGTTTATACCAAAGGGTTGACTACTAATATTTTCTCTGAATTTTCGGAGAAATGGACGGTTAATTCTGGCATTGAAATTTACCATGATTTGGTAAGAAGCTCGAAAGTAGATAGACCCGCTTCTATTACTTCTTCAGAAGCACCAAAAAATTTGCGTGGTCTCTACCCCGATAATTCTACTTTTTTAAATTATTCACTTTATTCTTTACATCAGTTTATACAAAATCATTGGCAGTTTTCGGCTGGTCTTCGTTATAATGGTTTTTCGATTATTGTTCCCGATGAAACTATCGGTAAAACAAACTTAACACCACAAACACTCGTAAAAAATTTTTCAATTTCTTATTTAATTGGTTCAAAATCAAATATTTATGCCTCATACAATGCAGGTTTTCGCACGCCAAATGTCGATGATTTAGGTACGCTTGGCATCGTAGATTTTCGATATGAGTTGCCCACAAATAATTTGAAACCCGAAAAATCGAATAATTATGAAATAGGGTACAAATTTAGAAGTAATCGTTTTTCGGCGGCTACTGCTTTTTATTACAGCGATTTGCGTGATTTAATTGCCAGAGTAAAAGTACCCAATCAAGTAATTAATACATACAGTGTTTATCGAAAAGAAAATATCGAAAAAGCTTACATCAAAGGCATCGAAGCTGAGTTTGAAGCACTAATGAGCAAAGACTTGAAAACCTACGGCGGCATTTCATACACCTATGGACAAAATATTACGAAAAATGAACCGATGCGACGTATTCCGCCACTCAATGGTCGTTTGGGTTTAGAATTTCGCAAAAATAGCTTTTTTATTCGTCCCGAACTGTTGTTTGCTTCCAAGCAAGAACGTCTTGCACAAGGAGACAAAGACGATAATCGGATCGGTAAAAATGGAACAGCCGCTTGGCAAATTGTGAATATTTACGGAGGATACGAATATAAATGGTTGAATATCAATCTTTCTGCTCAAAACCTTACAAATAAAGATTACCGCACACACGGCTCAGGAATCAATGGCGTAGGTCGTAGTTTATGGCTGACTTTGCATTTTGAAATCTGA
- a CDS encoding recombinase family protein has protein sequence MKIGYARVSTKEQVLDLQIDALTKDGCEMIFKETASGAKTERPELQKLLSHLRKGDIVVVYKLDRLGRSLKHLLEVVAELNQKEVGIRSINDAIDTTTPQGRLFFNISASFAEFERELIRERTKSGLEAARARGRKGGRRQGMTKGAEQKAILAETYYKEGKLGVNQIAKEIGVSKMTLYKYLRYRGVKIGAYNLKQ, from the coding sequence ATGAAAATAGGTTATGCAAGGGTTAGTACCAAAGAGCAGGTTTTAGACCTACAAATCGATGCACTCACGAAAGACGGCTGCGAAATGATTTTTAAAGAAACGGCGTCTGGTGCAAAAACTGAAAGGCCTGAATTGCAAAAACTATTGAGTCATCTTCGTAAAGGAGATATCGTAGTGGTTTATAAACTTGACCGTCTTGGCCGCTCTTTGAAGCATCTGCTAGAAGTGGTGGCAGAACTTAACCAAAAAGAAGTAGGTATCAGAAGTATCAATGATGCTATTGATACGACAACTCCTCAGGGTAGATTATTCTTTAATATTTCAGCCTCATTTGCTGAATTTGAAAGAGAACTGATACGCGAAAGGACAAAATCTGGTTTGGAAGCGGCACGTGCTAGGGGTAGAAAAGGAGGAAGAAGACAAGGAATGACCAAAGGTGCCGAGCAAAAAGCAATTCTCGCAGAAACCTATTATAAAGAGGGTAAGCTGGGTGTTAATCAGATTGCTAAAGAAATTGGTGTTTCTAAAATGACACTTTATAAATACTTAAGATATCGAGGGGTAAAAATTGGAGCTTATAATCTAAAACAATAG
- a CDS encoding AraC family transcriptional regulator codes for MKAVFEKLQTEHTNSILIRKFDLKNFDAPFHFHPEFELTLILKGEGQRYVGRQVNNFYAGDLVFLGDNLPHCWVNQPNEEAYVSAIVIQFDENFLGKTFLELPEIEQIKKFLLKAKSGFTILGETKKKISKSIIQLIEKTPLQRILGLIEILDELSQAKEISSIDFSFIENQYNQSETARFQKVFSYLIENFKENISLEEIADVADLSPTSFCRYFKTITQKTFVEVMLEFRLQYACQLLQKTDLPIRQIAFESGFGDVSYFNKVFKKYKSTTPKNFKSQ; via the coding sequence ATGAAAGCCGTATTTGAAAAGTTGCAAACAGAGCATACTAATTCGATTTTAATTAGAAAATTTGATTTAAAAAACTTTGATGCTCCTTTTCACTTCCATCCAGAGTTTGAATTAACTTTAATCTTAAAGGGTGAAGGACAACGCTACGTAGGGAGGCAAGTTAATAATTTTTATGCGGGAGACTTGGTATTTTTGGGTGATAACCTTCCTCATTGTTGGGTAAATCAGCCCAATGAAGAAGCGTATGTTTCGGCAATAGTAATACAATTTGATGAGAACTTTTTGGGTAAAACATTCTTGGAATTACCAGAGATAGAGCAGATTAAGAAATTTTTACTAAAAGCAAAATCTGGGTTTACCATTTTAGGCGAAACAAAAAAGAAAATTAGTAAAAGTATTATTCAGTTGATTGAAAAAACGCCTTTGCAGAGAATCTTGGGACTAATTGAAATTTTAGATGAACTTAGTCAAGCAAAAGAAATATCTAGTATTGATTTTTCATTCATCGAAAATCAATATAATCAATCAGAAACCGCACGATTCCAAAAGGTCTTTTCTTATTTAATTGAAAATTTTAAGGAAAATATTTCTCTTGAAGAAATTGCTGATGTAGCTGATTTATCACCTACTTCTTTTTGTAGATATTTCAAGACAATTACACAAAAAACATTTGTAGAAGTTATGCTAGAATTTCGATTACAATACGCATGCCAGTTACTTCAAAAAACCGACTTGCCGATTCGCCAAATTGCTTTTGAAAGTGGATTTGGAGATGTTTCGTACTTTAATAAAGTATTTAAAAAATATAAGAGTACGACTCCCAAAAACTTTAAAAGCCAATAG